From the Flavobacterium gyeonganense genome, the window ACGTTTCTCAGGTGAATAAAATGAATTTTATCATCTAACTTTTTGACCATTTCCGGTAAGTCATTCGTTTCCTTAGCTCCTAAAGAACCAGTGCAAAAACAAATTCCGTTTGATTTATAAGGAGCATTTGAAAGAATAAAATCATAGTCTTCCATTGAGTTTACAATTCTCGGCAATCCCAATATATCGAAAGGCGGGTCGTCAGGATGAATGGCCAATTGTACTCCGCACTCATCAGCAACAGGACAAATTTCGTTTAGAAAATAACTCAAATTGCTTCTTAACGCATCTCTGTCAATATTGTCATAAGCTTTCAAAGCATTACGCATCCATTCAACCGTAATCTTTTTTTCGCCAGGAATCCCGAACATTACCGTATCTGCTATTTCTTGTAATCGTTGCTCTGTAATCGTTGCAAAACGTTCCTTAGCTTTGGTTACAATATTTTCAGGAAAACTATTTTCGGCATTTTCTCTTTTAAAATATAAATATCAAAAATCGCCAGATCTACCCAGTTGAAATACAAAGCTTCAGAACCATCCGGCATTACGTAATCCAGCTGTGTTCTTGTCCAGTCGTTAACCGGCATGAAATTATAGGTAATAATTTTGATGCCACAAGCTGCCACGTTACGGATGCTTTGTTTGTATTTTTCTATATATTCCTGAAAATTTCCACTTCTTGTTTTAATACTTTCGTGAACGGTAATACTTTCCACAACATCCCATGTCAGGCCGTATGCTTCAACTTCAGCTTTTCTTTTATTGATTTCTTCAACCGTCCATACATCTCCGTGAGGAACGTGATGTAGTGCTGTTACAATTCCGGTAGCGCCGGTTTGTTTTATATGCTGTAAACTTACCGGGTCATTTGGTCCGAACCATCTCCAGGTTTGTATCATTCTTTTCATACTTTCTTTCTTAAAAAATTATACACCACTAAAAATTGTAAAACCACCATCTATAGTCACTTTTGAACCTGTTGCAAATTTTGATGCATCGCTTAGCAACCAAATTAAAGCTCCAATTAATTCGTCAGGATTTCCAAAACGTTTATAAGGTGTGTTTGCTATGATTAAATTGCCTCTTTCTGTTAAACTTCCGTCAGGATTAGTCAATAACGTACGGTTTTGTTCAGTTAAGAAAAAACCCGGAACGATAGAATTCATTCTGATTTTATCCCCATATCGTTTTGCCAGTTCCACAGAAAACCATTTGGTGTAAGAATCAATAGCTGATTTAGCCAGACTATATCCTAAAACTTTTGTTATAGCCTGTTCAGTTGCTACAGATGAAATATTTACGATGCTTCCAAGACTTTCATTGTTTTTGATTACTTCTCCAAAAACCTGAGTAGGCAAAAGTGTTCCGAATAAATTCAGGTTCATCACTTTTTGCAAAGCATCCATATTAAGTTTAAAAATACCCTGATCTGACTGAATTACAGCATCCGGCATATTTCCGCCGGCAGCGTTTACCAAACCGTCAATTTTTCCGTATTTTGAAAGAACAAGGTCACGTGCTTTTATCAGATCGCTTTCAATCGTTACATCTGCAATTAAAGCGATGGCTTGTCCACCGTTTTTAACAATTAATTCTGCTCTTTCATTGGCTACTTTTTCGTTTCTTCCCAAAACACCAACAATACCACCTGCTGCAGCTATACCGTTAACAAAGGCTTCACCTAGAACTCCGGTGGCACCAGTAACAATGATTACTTTTCCTTCTAATGTAAAATCTGTTTTCAATTTTTTTATCTTTTAGTTTTTTTAATCCAGCAAAAATACAATTAATCCTCTTGCGCCGTGTGCGCCCAACACTAAAGATTGTTCTATATCTGCTGTTTTTGAAGGTCCTGCAATAAAAGTCCCAAAACCGTACTCCAGATTACCAATTTTTTTGTAAGCCTGGTGCATCATTGGCAATATATCAATTTTATTAACGACAATAGCTAAATATTGCGCAATAAAAGGAGCAACTCTCTGCCCTAATAAATCATCCGTAACCCAGAGTGCACTGTTTTCTGCGACACCAAAATGAGCTTTTACAATTGCTAATTCAACATCTTGGAGTGTATGAGGATCATCATTTTTCCAATCCAGCGAAGCTACTTCGGCAAGTTCGGGAATGGTTGTAATTATTCTTCTGTCAAGCGCATAATTATTTCTCATAAAATCTAAAATTTCACTATAATTAGCCACTTCAACACTTTCTCCACCAATGTTTTTCAAAACTGTTTTATAGGTTTCCAAAATATTCGGGTTTTCTGACCCTAAAACTTCTAAATCAGGCAAATCAGTCACAAAATCGGGCTGATTTTGTTTTATCTTTTTTAATATTTCTGCTTTACTGCTCATTATCCTTAGCTTTAGATTCGCGTGAATTTTTCTTGTACCATTCCCTAAAAGATTCTTCGGGAACAGTTGGCATTTCACGCTGGTCATACCATTTGTTCATCTTATTATTTACTGCCGCAGGAATATTTTTCATCATGAATCTTCCTGATTTACCTGCGATATTGAAAATCGTTGGATTTGCCAAAACAGTTGCCATAGCTTTCATCGCTACTGTTTTTGCAGTTGGCGTATGGCCTTCTTTAACCAATACCTGACGCCATTTGTACAATTGATCGTGAATATCGATTTTTACAGGACACACATTCGTACAAGAGCCACAAAGCGTACTGGCAAAAGGCAGGTCAGCATTTTTGCTCATGTCCAGATTAGGAGCTAAAATAGAACCTATTGGTCCTGCAACAGCATTATGATAACTATGACCGCCACTTCGTCTGTAAACAGGACAGGTATTCATACAAGCTCCGCAACGGATACATTTTAAAGAATTTCTGAAATCTTCTCTTCCTAATTGTGTGCTTCTGCCATTATCAACAATCACAATATGCATTTCTTGTCCATTTCTTGGTTTTTTAAAATGGCTTGAAAAAGTGGTGATTGGCTGACCAGTAGCACTTCTTGCTAACAATCTAAGAAAAACACCTAAATGTTTACGCTGCGGAATCAGTTTTTCAAATCCCATGCAAGCAATGTGTACATCTGCGAGATGCGCACCCATATCTGCATTTCCTTCATTCGTGCATACTACGAATTCTCCGGTTTCTGCAACGGCAAAATTTACCCCGGTTAAAGCAACTTTTCGGGTTAGGAAAGTATTTCTTAAACTTTGGCGTGCTGATTCGG encodes:
- a CDS encoding SDR family oxidoreductase, with the translated sequence MKTDFTLEGKVIIVTGATGVLGEAFVNGIAAAGGIVGVLGRNEKVANERAELIVKNGGQAIALIADVTIESDLIKARDLVLSKYGKIDGLVNAAGGNMPDAVIQSDQGIFKLNMDALQKVMNLNLFGTLLPTQVFGEVIKNNESLGSIVNISSVATEQAITKVLGYSLAKSAIDSYTKWFSVELAKRYGDKIRMNSIVPGFFLTEQNRTLLTNPDGSLTERGNLIIANTPYKRFGNPDELIGALIWLLSDASKFATGSKVTIDGGFTIFSGV
- a CDS encoding LutC/YkgG family protein, translating into MSSKAEILKKIKQNQPDFVTDLPDLEVLGSENPNILETYKTVLKNIGGESVEVANYSEILDFMRNNYALDRRIITTIPELAEVASLDWKNDDPHTLQDVELAIVKAHFGVAENSALWVTDDLLGQRVAPFIAQYLAIVVNKIDILPMMHQAYKKIGNLEYGFGTFIAGPSKTADIEQSLVLGAHGARGLIVFLLD
- a CDS encoding lactate utilization protein B, which produces MSSEKTIPHSEAATRFNKDVERVNWHDETLWFVREKRDKAAHQIPDWELLRETASQIKHNVLSNIHDYLIEFEENAQKNGITVHWAADAKEHNEIVHSIMVKHDVKQMVKSKSMLTEECHLNDYLAEKGIEVIDSDLGEYIVQLRKEPPSHIVLPAIHLKKEDVSETFHEHLGTEKGNFNPQYLTESARQSLRNTFLTRKVALTGVNFAVAETGEFVVCTNEGNADMGAHLADVHIACMGFEKLIPQRKHLGVFLRLLARSATGQPITTFSSHFKKPRNGQEMHIVIVDNGRSTQLGREDFRNSLKCIRCGACMNTCPVYRRSGGHSYHNAVAGPIGSILAPNLDMSKNADLPFASTLCGSCTNVCPVKIDIHDQLYKWRQVLVKEGHTPTAKTVAMKAMATVLANPTIFNIAGKSGRFMMKNIPAAVNNKMNKWYDQREMPTVPEESFREWYKKNSRESKAKDNEQ